From the genome of Gracilinanus agilis isolate LMUSP501 chromosome 2, AgileGrace, whole genome shotgun sequence, one region includes:
- the LOC123233191 gene encoding cyclin-A2-like, giving the protein MYSRVLGLHWVLPRVHQTQTAAQSGSGAGCLSETQGVTQEELRQREASSQENQETIHPDKFSNAKRSWKPTVLGRIQNKMRARATATTPKKPKRLLLAALGLNGKQRKATSQQPAFTVQRDEPDVESEKELLSPKKVQYEDNILDSNSAVSPPETRKPLVPCHQTKDDSSEASLPRDTSMKLEAQEMVSNIIEVSDYAEDIYLYLREMELKRKLNVDFMKNQPDGTDRIRVFLVSWLVSLAEFHQLQDETLHLAVNYIDRYLSLESVSFGELSLIGIAALLVASKFEEVFPLRVGGLVNLLAGQFSKKEIIRMERRLLEVLTFDLSAPTINHFLTQYFLHQEQPNSEVENLAMFLGELSLIDTDTYLKYLPSVIAGAAFHLALYTITGKSWPESLVRKTGYTLQSLKPCLLDLHQTYLRAPEQDLQIIQQKYEMAVHCSVSLIKPPETLNLE; this is encoded by the coding sequence ATGTATTCCCGCGTGCTTGGCCTCCACTGGGTACTGCCCAGAGTACACCAGACTCAAACTGCAGCCCAGAGCGGATCCGGGGCAGGCTGCCTCAGTGAGACACAAGGAGTGACTCAGgaagaactgaggcagagagaagcaaGCTCCcaggagaaccaggagaccatCCACCCAGACAAGTTCAGCAATGCCAAGCGCTCCTGGAAGCCCACAGTGCTGGGTAGGATTCAAAACAAAATGCGGGCCCGGGCCACGGCCACAACACCAAAGAAACCAAAGCGTCTCCTCCTTGCTGCTCTCGGGCTTAATGGTAAGCAGAGGAAGGCCACCAGCCAGCAGCCTGCTTTCACAGTTCAAAGGGATGAGCCAGATGTTGAGAGTGAGAAGGAACTTCTTAGCCCTAAAAAGGTGCAATACGAGGACAATATATTGGATTCCAATTCAGCTGTTTCACCACCAGAGACAAGAAAACCTTTGGTGCCCTGTCATCAAACAAAGGATGATAGTTCTGAAGCCTCTCTTCCTCGGGACACGTCCATGAAACTGGAAGCCCAAGAAATGGTATCAAATATCATTGAAGTCTCTGACTATGCAGAAGACATCTATCTTTACCTCAGGGAAATGGAGCTTAAACGTAAACTGAATGTGGATTTCATGAAGAATCAGCCAGATGGCACTGACAGAATAAGGGTTTTCTTAGTGAGCTGGCTAGTGTCCCTAGCGGAATTCCACCAGCTCCAGGATGAGACTCTGCACTTGGCCGTGAACTATATAGATAGGTACCTCTCCTTAGAATCAGTGTCTTTTGGGGAGCTGTCCCTGATTGGCATTGCTGCCTTGCTGGTTGCCTCCAAGTTTGAAGAAGTCTTCCCACTCAGGGTAGGAGGGCTTGTTAACCTCCTAGCTGGCCAATTCTCTAAAAAGGAGATCATAAGAATGGAGCGCAGGCTGTTGGAAGTGCTGACTTTTGACCTTTCAGCACCAACAATCAATCATTTCCTCACTCAGTATTTTCTTCATCAAGAGCAGCCCAATTCTGAAGTGGAAAATTTAGCCATGTTTCTGGGAGAGTTAAGTTTAATCGATACTGACACCTATCTGAAATATCTCCCATCAGTTATTGCAGGAGCTGCATTTCATCTAGCTCTCTACACAATCACTGGCAAGAGCTGGCCTGAGTCACTGGTCAGAAAAACGGGATACACCTTGCAAAGTCTTAAGCCATGTCTCCTGGACCTTCATCAGACCTACCTCAGAGCACCAGAGCAGGATCTACAGATTATACAACAAAAATACGAAATGGCAGTGCACTGCTCAGTATCACTCATCAAACCTCCAGAGACATTAAACTTAGAGTGA